From one Nitrosopumilus sp. genomic stretch:
- a CDS encoding acylphosphatase, translating into MSKQRIRIFVTGRVQGVFFRQTLKAKAKQNNVYGWVKNLKDGRVEAVLEGDTEKVTRLVEWAHGGPANAIVEDVEIRNEKFTGEFTKFDVAY; encoded by the coding sequence ATGTCAAAGCAACGAATTAGAATTTTTGTAACAGGTAGAGTACAAGGAGTTTTTTTTCGTCAGACATTAAAAGCTAAAGCAAAACAAAATAATGTTTACGGGTGGGTCAAAAATTTGAAGGACGGCCGTGTTGAGGCTGTTTTAGAAGGAGACACAGAAAAAGTTACTAGACTTGTTGAATGGGCTCATGGCGGACCTGCAAATGCAATAGTTGAAGATGTAGAAATACGAAATGAAAAGTTCACGGGGGAATTTACAAAATTTGACGTTGCATACTAG
- a CDS encoding mRNA surveillance protein pelota, with protein sequence MITKTIDENSISVMPEDSDDLLNLRRIIKKDDKVIGDTTRVLKQDKDYSRPDKGERIKVRIALIVEKISLDDVLDRLRVGGTIYESSNEAVPHGSHHSFILKINDGITISKKKWSPIEKKLLESNSQNGFVLVAIDTADCGIARLKGTHLEFMPNIYSGSGGKRYKTNFNIEKFFEQVQQAIFSISKKEDSIIIFGPGETKKRFANFIEKSQKFKIKVVEGIDSGGEDGIYTFTKSKAMQEIMSDSKLAKASTIIDEVMLLANKKSNKFTMGFEETFKTNQMGAVESLVFSDRIIQENDEQKIMDFLNDAESKGVKIYSVDSSTDIGLRVTGLGGIVSLLRYAIET encoded by the coding sequence ATGATTACAAAGACTATTGATGAGAATTCAATTTCAGTCATGCCAGAAGATTCTGATGACCTTTTGAATCTACGTCGAATAATTAAGAAAGATGACAAAGTAATAGGTGATACAACAAGGGTTCTAAAACAGGACAAGGATTATTCTAGACCAGACAAAGGTGAAAGGATCAAAGTCAGAATTGCATTAATTGTGGAAAAAATTTCTCTAGATGATGTATTGGACAGGCTAAGAGTTGGAGGAACAATTTATGAATCAAGTAATGAAGCAGTGCCTCACGGATCACATCATTCGTTTATTTTAAAAATAAATGACGGAATTACAATTTCAAAGAAAAAATGGTCACCCATAGAGAAGAAACTTTTAGAATCAAATAGTCAAAATGGTTTTGTACTTGTAGCCATTGATACTGCTGATTGTGGAATTGCAAGATTGAAAGGAACTCATTTAGAATTTATGCCAAATATTTATTCAGGCTCTGGAGGTAAAAGATACAAGACAAATTTCAATATTGAAAAATTCTTTGAACAAGTACAACAAGCAATATTTTCTATTTCTAAAAAAGAAGATTCAATAATAATTTTTGGTCCTGGTGAAACAAAGAAAAGATTTGCAAATTTTATTGAAAAATCTCAAAAATTCAAAATCAAAGTTGTAGAAGGAATTGATTCTGGCGGAGAAGATGGAATTTACACATTTACAAAATCTAAAGCAATGCAGGAGATAATGTCAGATAGCAAATTAGCCAAGGCTTCAACAATAATTGACGAGGTAATGCTTCTTGCTAATAAAAAAAGTAACAAATTCACTATGGGGTTTGAAGAAACTTTTAAGACAAATCAGATGGGGGCAGTTGAATCTTTGGTGTTCTCAGATAGAATCATACAGGAAAATGATGAACAAAAGATCATGGATTTTCTTAATGATGCTGAGAGTAAAGGTGTAAAGATTTACAGTGTTGATTCATCAACAGACATTGGTTTAAGAGTTACTGGTTTGGGTGGAATAGTTTCATTGTTACGATATGCAATAGAAACCTAA
- a CDS encoding site-2 protease family protein, translating to MAWVMIVIIAKALKVEKYGFEIKAYSLVYKNKGVNVVLNKVLSRTRRGIRVFADTSVIAGFVMMGFAFWFLLNNVSNFFVAQDDFSELTVLIPGITLTSASSITFFLLSIPIVLVVHEGAHGIVAALEKIKIKTGGFAIFIAMFAGFVEPDEEEFEKAKKISKLRVIGAGATANVIFAFGLGLILLTNPFFAMVLPEPLLTTFYELPSGVLILSIIENSGAEQAGLLANDIITSINGIPIYSPADFPSLSPGETASVSVIRDGQELDFGVEIIPSPEDPERGLIGIMRDNTFAYKPLMNFIEWNDPNVSMFLLWLWMISFFIGIINMLPLPILDGGKFIHTIIDKKISDKSVNVVMWGIYAFTFVLFGLNIALSYMKSGWFTI from the coding sequence ATTGCATGGGTTATGATAGTGATTATCGCAAAAGCTCTAAAGGTAGAAAAATATGGTTTTGAAATAAAGGCGTACAGTCTAGTATACAAAAACAAAGGAGTTAATGTAGTTCTAAATAAAGTTCTAAGCAGGACTAGAAGAGGAATCAGGGTTTTTGCTGATACGAGTGTAATTGCAGGATTTGTTATGATGGGATTTGCATTTTGGTTTTTGCTAAATAATGTTTCAAACTTTTTTGTTGCACAAGATGACTTTTCAGAATTAACAGTACTTATTCCAGGAATCACGTTAACATCGGCATCATCAATTACATTCTTTTTACTTTCAATTCCAATAGTTCTGGTAGTTCATGAAGGTGCACATGGAATAGTTGCAGCATTGGAAAAAATAAAGATCAAGACAGGTGGCTTTGCAATATTTATCGCAATGTTTGCAGGATTTGTAGAACCAGATGAGGAAGAATTTGAAAAAGCAAAAAAGATTTCAAAGTTAAGGGTTATTGGTGCAGGAGCTACGGCAAATGTAATTTTTGCATTTGGTTTGGGATTGATTTTATTGACAAACCCATTTTTTGCAATGGTTTTGCCTGAACCACTCCTAACTACGTTCTATGAATTACCAAGTGGAGTTTTGATTCTTTCAATAATTGAAAACTCTGGAGCTGAGCAAGCAGGATTATTGGCAAATGACATAATCACATCCATTAATGGAATACCGATCTACAGTCCGGCGGATTTTCCCAGTTTGAGTCCGGGTGAAACAGCAAGTGTCTCAGTAATTAGAGACGGTCAAGAATTAGATTTCGGTGTTGAAATTATTCCATCACCTGAAGATCCTGAAAGAGGATTAATTGGAATTATGAGAGACAATACATTTGCTTACAAACCACTAATGAATTTCATTGAATGGAATGATCCCAATGTTTCAATGTTTTTGTTATGGTTATGGATGATTTCATTTTTCATAGGAATCATCAATATGCTTCCTCTTCCAATATTGGATGGCGGTAAATTTATCCATACAATAATTGATAAAAAAATATCAGACAAGTCAGTAAATGTTGTAATGTGGGGAATTTACGCATTCACATTTGTTCTATTTGGGCTCAACATTGCTTTATCATATATGAAATCTGGCTGGTTTACAATTTAG
- a CDS encoding TIGR00269 family protein produces MICDKCENPAVYTRKYSGQKLCSVCFSNSIVRKTAKTISKYNMIKHSELVAVAVSGGKDSLALLKIIHEMALTHNFRIIAVTIDEGIPGYRNEALEIVENFCEKLNVEHKVYSYKDLFELTLDEALELRENEKTSSCSICGILRRRAIDFAANDVGADVIATGHNLDDTLQTFVINMLSGDTTKIGWMDPDTSSNSLRKIKPFCEIYESEIVFYAFTNDIPFQSEPCPHMNEGIRTEIREFLNSLENQHSGIKNNLYQSILKVSQSVKTSNSKEKTVCEKCGTECTGKICSVCNMVLKLKENH; encoded by the coding sequence ATGATCTGCGATAAATGTGAAAATCCAGCAGTATACACACGAAAATATTCTGGACAAAAATTATGCTCAGTTTGTTTCTCAAACTCCATTGTAAGGAAAACAGCCAAAACTATTTCAAAATATAATATGATAAAGCACAGTGAACTAGTAGCAGTTGCAGTATCTGGAGGAAAGGATTCCTTAGCATTACTAAAAATTATTCATGAAATGGCATTAACACATAATTTTAGAATAATAGCAGTTACGATAGACGAGGGAATTCCAGGATACAGAAATGAAGCGCTGGAAATTGTTGAAAATTTTTGTGAGAAATTAAATGTAGAACACAAAGTTTACTCTTACAAAGACTTGTTCGAATTAACATTGGATGAAGCATTAGAATTAAGAGAAAATGAAAAAACTTCCTCCTGTTCAATTTGCGGTATTTTGAGAAGACGCGCAATTGATTTTGCAGCAAACGATGTTGGAGCTGATGTTATTGCAACCGGCCACAATCTAGATGACACATTACAAACGTTTGTCATAAACATGCTTTCAGGAGACACAACAAAGATTGGATGGATGGATCCTGATACATCTTCAAATTCTTTAAGAAAGATAAAACCATTCTGTGAAATATATGAATCTGAAATAGTATTTTATGCATTTACAAATGATATTCCATTTCAATCAGAGCCTTGCCCACACATGAATGAAGGGATTAGAACGGAGATTCGTGAATTTCTAAATTCTCTAGAAAACCAACACAGTGGAATTAAAAATAATTTGTATCAATCAATTCTCAAAGTTTCTCAAAGTGTAAAGACTTCAAATTCAAAAGAAAAAACAGTTTGTGAAAAGTGTGGAACTGAATGTACTGGTAAGATATGCTCAGTTTGCAACATGGTTTTAAAACTGAAAGAAAATCATTAA
- a CDS encoding TrmB family transcriptional regulator, with product MSISDKTRKALEKIGLTSYEIRTFSALLKAGELTASDLSQKSGVPYSKIYEVLGTLEDKGWIGSDDSRPTKYFAKSPSTGLETTKQKMETDFSQNQSVILNELVPLYEKSGTSERPDIWVLSGAINIAAKILEMVDTCRNEVMIALPEAGVELVKQALPKLRSLHDKGVEITILTSDKMDKESIKAIKRVATVKIKKGLFGGGIISDKRYVVILLGPEIGGANTSDVVAIWADHAGLAGFARQYFEYLLKDSKVI from the coding sequence ATGAGCATATCTGATAAAACAAGAAAGGCATTAGAAAAAATCGGTCTTACAAGTTACGAGATCAGAACATTTTCTGCATTACTCAAAGCTGGAGAGTTAACAGCATCCGACCTTAGTCAGAAATCAGGAGTGCCATATTCGAAAATTTACGAAGTACTAGGAACTCTGGAAGATAAAGGCTGGATTGGATCAGATGACTCTAGACCAACGAAATATTTTGCAAAGTCACCATCTACTGGACTGGAAACGACAAAACAGAAAATGGAGACAGATTTTTCGCAGAACCAAAGTGTAATTTTAAATGAATTAGTTCCATTGTATGAAAAAAGCGGCACGAGTGAAAGGCCAGATATTTGGGTATTGTCAGGTGCAATAAACATTGCAGCTAAAATTCTAGAGATGGTAGATACGTGCAGAAACGAGGTAATGATTGCGTTGCCAGAAGCTGGAGTAGAGCTAGTAAAGCAGGCATTGCCAAAACTTAGATCATTACATGATAAAGGAGTGGAAATTACAATTCTCACTTCAGACAAAATGGATAAAGAATCAATCAAGGCAATAAAAAGAGTTGCAACTGTAAAAATTAAGAAGGGCTTGTTTGGAGGGGGAATAATTTCTGATAAAAGATATGTTGTGATTTTGTTGGGCCCGGAAATTGGCGGTGCAAACACTTCAGATGTTGTAGCAATTTGGGCAGATCATGCAGGGTTAGCAGGATTTGCGCGTCAATACTTTGAATATTTATTAAAAGACTCTAAGGTAATATAA
- a CDS encoding cation:proton antiporter, whose translation MELEQIFVSIVILLAVARLLGELFRRFKQPALGGELLAGIILGPTIFGIIIPNENLELISTIAIFFIMLFIGLEMDLKELKKTGKSAFIISVFSLVIPFFIGFQISVIFGSSLIQSMFMGLLLSVTSVPVSAIILLELGILKTKIGNTVMSVAVVDDIISLVILAVILQMHMTESTSLNVVDMGLSIIPMLIYLVGIIFLAFAIHKFNYWFPHRLELFFTKAKTREATFGILIIMTITLSLLAQLAGLHFIIGTFFAGLIFSGKVLGKRESDKSYGILSGVTFGFFAPLFFAILGIKFSGQSLDTAILPLALLVVLGIFGKTLGGFIGARLCKLSKVESLATASLLNGRGTVGLAITALAYSVGILDLTLFSVAVAICFITTVLTPIIAKPLLKKITVA comes from the coding sequence TTGGAGTTAGAACAAATATTTGTCAGTATTGTAATATTATTAGCAGTAGCTAGACTTCTTGGTGAATTATTTCGTAGATTTAAACAACCTGCTTTAGGAGGTGAACTACTTGCAGGAATAATACTTGGACCCACAATATTTGGAATCATCATTCCAAATGAAAATCTTGAACTGATTTCAACAATTGCAATTTTCTTTATCATGTTGTTCATAGGACTTGAAATGGATCTAAAAGAACTTAAAAAAACAGGTAAATCTGCATTCATAATATCTGTATTTTCCTTAGTGATACCTTTTTTCATAGGTTTTCAAATATCAGTTATTTTTGGTTCATCATTAATTCAATCAATGTTTATGGGATTATTGTTGTCGGTTACATCAGTACCAGTTAGTGCTATAATTTTATTGGAATTGGGAATCTTAAAAACAAAAATTGGTAATACTGTAATGTCTGTTGCAGTAGTAGATGACATAATATCATTGGTCATACTTGCAGTGATTTTACAAATGCACATGACAGAAAGCACATCACTTAATGTTGTTGATATGGGATTATCAATAATTCCTATGTTGATCTATCTTGTTGGAATTATATTTTTAGCATTTGCTATTCACAAATTCAATTATTGGTTCCCACATAGATTAGAATTATTCTTTACAAAAGCTAAGACCAGAGAAGCTACGTTTGGTATTTTGATAATTATGACAATAACATTATCACTTTTAGCACAACTAGCTGGCCTTCATTTTATCATAGGTACTTTCTTTGCAGGATTGATTTTTAGTGGAAAAGTACTTGGTAAAAGAGAATCTGATAAATCATATGGAATATTATCTGGAGTAACATTTGGATTTTTTGCACCATTATTTTTTGCAATTCTTGGAATAAAATTCAGTGGTCAATCATTAGATACAGCCATACTTCCATTAGCATTATTGGTGGTATTAGGTATTTTTGGTAAAACTCTAGGCGGATTTATTGGTGCTAGATTATGTAAATTGTCAAAGGTGGAAAGTTTGGCAACAGCATCATTGTTAAACGGACGAGGAACTGTTGGTCTTGCTATTACTGCTTTAGCATATTCTGTTGGGATTTTAGATCTTACTTTATTTTCGGTTGCAGTGGCAATTTGTTTTATTACTACAGTGTTAACACCAATTATTGCAAAACCTCTTTTAAAAAAAATAACAGTAGCATAA
- a CDS encoding 50S ribosomal protein L2, with amino-acid sequence MGKRPLVRRRGRGGMQFRSTSTGKVGSKANYPRFPLAEQHEGEIIDLVHERGREAPLAKIRFENGSVSYVPAILGARVGETLQFGLKSKIEKGNVISVQNIPDGTIVCNIEKHFGDGGAIVKSAGTNATIFSHGDEGVTVKLPSGRFTTLNPKNRAMIGTLAGGGASERHFMSAGNKWRSFKAKGKKYPIVRGVAQAAYVHPHGGGRHQHVGQSSTVSRDAPPGAKVGSIAARKTGRARIKERR; translated from the coding sequence TTGGGTAAAAGACCATTAGTAAGAAGACGTGGCCGTGGAGGAATGCAATTTAGGTCTACATCTACTGGTAAAGTAGGTTCCAAGGCAAATTATCCTCGTTTTCCACTTGCAGAACAGCATGAAGGTGAAATTATTGATTTGGTTCATGAACGTGGACGAGAAGCACCTTTAGCAAAAATCAGATTTGAGAATGGATCTGTTTCATACGTTCCGGCAATTCTTGGAGCTAGAGTAGGCGAAACTTTACAATTTGGATTAAAATCAAAGATTGAGAAAGGAAATGTAATTAGTGTTCAAAACATTCCTGATGGCACAATTGTTTGTAATATTGAAAAGCATTTTGGAGATGGTGGCGCTATAGTAAAGTCAGCAGGTACCAATGCAACTATTTTCTCTCATGGTGATGAGGGTGTTACTGTTAAACTACCATCTGGAAGATTTACCACATTAAATCCAAAAAACAGAGCAATGATTGGCACTCTTGCTGGTGGTGGAGCTAGTGAACGACACTTTATGAGTGCAGGTAACAAATGGCGTAGCTTTAAAGCTAAAGGAAAGAAATATCCAATTGTCAGAGGTGTTGCTCAAGCAGCATATGTTCACCCACACGGTGGTGGTCGTCATCAACACGTCGGTCAAAGCTCAACTGTTTCAAGAGATGCCCCACCTGGTGCAAAGGTAGGTAGCATCGCTGCAAGAAAGACTGGTAGAGCTAGAATTAAAGAAAGAAGATAG
- a CDS encoding DUF5655 domain-containing protein — MEGIISFGNKRNYEDFKKQIPSSVLPLFDSIREFCFSLGENVVENIRMHRVVFCKSITFRWFADVEPQKEGVIIKIQKDRKEPVQIIQISKEQKISEFGDLIKEAFEKIH, encoded by the coding sequence ATGGAAGGAATCATCTCATTTGGAAATAAAAGAAATTACGAGGATTTTAAAAAACAGATTCCAAGTTCAGTGCTGCCTCTTTTTGATTCCATTAGAGAATTTTGCTTTTCTTTAGGAGAAAATGTTGTTGAGAACATCAGGATGCACAGAGTGGTTTTTTGTAAATCAATTACTTTTAGATGGTTTGCAGATGTAGAACCTCAGAAAGAAGGAGTGATTATAAAAATTCAAAAAGACAGAAAAGAGCCAGTACAGATTATTCAGATAAGCAAAGAGCAAAAAATTTCAGAGTTTGGAGATTTGATTAAAGAAGCATTTGAAAAAATTCACTAG
- the cutA gene encoding divalent cation tolerance protein CutA — MKPVIIVSTYPDKKSISKIANELVKNKTIACVNVSKISSIYSWKGKIENSSEYIAIFKTVTKNKKLLKKKILETHPYEVPEIAELTVSSLNKSYLNWLIESTN, encoded by the coding sequence ATGAAACCAGTAATAATCGTCTCAACATATCCTGATAAAAAATCAATTTCAAAAATTGCAAATGAACTTGTAAAAAATAAGACCATTGCATGTGTCAATGTTTCAAAAATCTCATCAATTTATTCTTGGAAGGGAAAAATTGAAAACTCATCTGAATATATTGCAATTTTCAAAACTGTGACAAAAAATAAGAAACTATTAAAAAAGAAAATTTTGGAAACTCATCCATATGAAGTCCCAGAGATAGCCGAACTAACCGTTTCCTCACTCAACAAATCATATCTTAACTGGTTGATTGAATCTACCAATTAG
- the tes gene encoding tetraether lipid synthase Tes produces MALIQISNQSSKNLGKKSTIRFTQSICPDCNMILDAEVFERDNKVFMSKVCPTHGECEELYFGSYEMYKKFSTYWMDGKGAHSPNVMIDKCSCPNNCGLCSNHLSHSGLANMIVTNRCDLTCWYCFFYVKKGLEGAYMYEPDHTQVRAMMKTLRAERPIPGNSMQITGGEPMLREDIADVIKIMKEEGVDHIQMNTNGIRHAMDPEAAREVRLAGCNNLYLSFDGVTARTNPKNHWEIPYALDSCRKTGTTVVFVPTVIKSINDHELGGIIRYAQKNMDVVHAVNFQPVSLTGRMGKSEREKYRITVPDCVQRIEEQTNGEVTVDDWFPVPSCMPLTNVIEAFSSKPKYELSIHFACGAGTYIFEDADTKKFVPLTKFCDIQGMLELFEDKAEEIRSGKNKYFTMLEVVRKLKGFVDTKKQPAGLDLAKMFGNILMKRSFDSVGSWHVKGLFLGMMHFQDKYNEDLERLQRCDIHYLTPDLRIVPFCAFNVIPEWYRDRIQKKYSITVEEWEEREGVKLEDGLYRGLMRRGAGDELAAGCAKSQMFHDAAQATM; encoded by the coding sequence ATGGCATTAATTCAGATATCCAATCAATCAAGTAAAAATTTAGGTAAAAAGTCCACAATTAGATTCACTCAAAGTATCTGTCCAGATTGCAACATGATTCTGGATGCCGAAGTCTTTGAGCGAGATAACAAGGTCTTCATGTCCAAAGTCTGTCCAACTCACGGTGAATGTGAGGAATTGTATTTTGGCTCTTATGAAATGTACAAGAAATTCAGTACTTACTGGATGGACGGTAAAGGCGCTCATTCTCCAAACGTAATGATTGACAAATGTTCCTGTCCAAATAACTGTGGATTATGCTCAAACCATCTCTCTCACAGCGGACTTGCAAACATGATTGTAACTAATAGATGTGATTTAACATGCTGGTATTGCTTCTTTTATGTAAAGAAAGGCCTTGAAGGCGCTTACATGTACGAACCAGATCATACCCAAGTCAGAGCAATGATGAAGACTTTGCGAGCTGAAAGACCAATTCCAGGAAACTCTATGCAAATCACTGGTGGTGAACCAATGCTCAGAGAAGATATCGCCGATGTTATCAAAATTATGAAAGAGGAAGGCGTTGACCATATCCAGATGAACACTAATGGAATTAGACATGCAATGGATCCAGAAGCAGCAAGAGAAGTAAGACTAGCCGGTTGTAACAACTTGTATCTTTCCTTTGATGGTGTAACTGCAAGAACAAATCCTAAAAACCACTGGGAGATTCCATATGCACTAGATAGTTGCAGAAAGACAGGTACTACTGTAGTATTTGTTCCAACGGTTATCAAATCAATTAATGATCATGAACTAGGCGGAATTATCAGATATGCTCAAAAGAACATGGATGTAGTTCACGCTGTTAATTTCCAACCTGTCTCCCTAACTGGAAGAATGGGTAAATCCGAACGTGAAAAATACAGAATCACAGTTCCTGATTGTGTTCAAAGAATTGAAGAGCAAACAAACGGTGAAGTAACTGTAGATGACTGGTTCCCAGTTCCAAGTTGCATGCCACTGACTAATGTAATTGAAGCATTCTCTAGCAAGCCAAAATACGAATTATCAATCCACTTTGCATGTGGTGCAGGAACATACATCTTTGAAGATGCAGATACAAAGAAATTTGTTCCATTAACTAAATTCTGTGATATTCAGGGAATGTTAGAACTATTTGAAGACAAAGCAGAAGAGATTCGCTCTGGTAAAAACAAATACTTTACAATGCTTGAAGTTGTAAGAAAACTCAAAGGATTCGTTGATACTAAAAAGCAACCAGCAGGCTTGGATTTGGCAAAGATGTTTGGTAACATTCTCATGAAGAGATCATTTGATTCAGTAGGATCTTGGCACGTCAAGGGATTATTCCTTGGCATGATGCACTTTCAAGACAAATACAACGAAGATTTGGAAAGACTGCAAAGATGTGATATTCACTATCTTACTCCTGATCTCAGAATAGTTCCATTCTGTGCATTTAACGTAATTCCAGAATGGTACAGAGATAGAATCCAAAAGAAATATTCCATCACTGTAGAGGAATGGGAAGAAAGAGAAGGCGTCAAATTAGAAGATGGTCTTTATCGTGGTCTTATGAGACGTGGAGCAGGTGACGAACTTGCTGCTGGCTGTGCAAAGAGCCAGATGTTCCATGATGCTGCACAAGCAACAATGTAG
- a CDS encoding secondary thiamine-phosphate synthase enzyme YjbQ, which translates to MKSLTEYLTFEVKTRRAFVNITNDVRDLVVKSKVKEGLCLVNAMHITASVFINDNEGGLLHDYEKWLEGLAPHEPTNHYDHNKTGEDNADAHLKRQVMGREVVIAITNGELDFGPWEEIFYGEFDGKRPKRVLVKIIGE; encoded by the coding sequence ATGAAATCTCTAACAGAATATCTTACGTTTGAAGTTAAAACACGGAGAGCATTTGTAAACATTACAAATGATGTTAGAGATCTTGTTGTAAAAAGCAAAGTCAAGGAAGGATTGTGTCTTGTAAATGCCATGCATATCACTGCTAGTGTTTTTATCAATGACAATGAAGGTGGTTTACTCCATGATTATGAAAAATGGTTGGAAGGATTAGCCCCACACGAGCCAACAAACCATTATGATCACAACAAAACAGGAGAAGACAATGCAGATGCTCATCTTAAAAGACAAGTCATGGGAAGAGAAGTGGTAATAGCAATAACTAACGGAGAATTGGATTTTGGACCCTGGGAAGAAATTTTCTATGGAGAATTCGACGGTAAAAGACCAAAGCGAGTATTAGTTAAAATTATTGGCGAATAA
- a CDS encoding metal-dependent transcriptional regulator, translated as MDALSDDEETLFVGTAEAEHVEMYLKAIWHIKERGEDVKISTIAKMLNVRQPSVVQMLKKLNSKNLVNYNKAGVKLTEDGERIGASMMRNSRLLEVLMDSALKVEIDEEMVCGIEHHMKKQFTDALCTMLNHPRKCPHDHEIPMGECCKSA; from the coding sequence ATGGATGCATTAAGTGATGATGAAGAGACTCTCTTTGTAGGAACTGCAGAAGCAGAACATGTAGAGATGTATCTCAAGGCAATCTGGCATATCAAGGAAAGGGGGGAGGATGTCAAGATTAGCACCATTGCTAAAATGCTCAATGTAAGGCAACCAAGTGTTGTTCAGATGCTCAAGAAATTAAACAGTAAGAATCTTGTGAATTACAACAAGGCAGGTGTGAAACTTACAGAGGATGGCGAAAGAATAGGTGCAAGCATGATGAGAAACAGCAGATTACTAGAGGTACTAATGGACAGTGCATTAAAAGTTGAAATTGACGAGGAGATGGTTTGTGGCATTGAACACCACATGAAAAAACAATTTACAGATGCATTGTGTACCATGTTAAACCATCCAAGGAAATGTCCACATGATCATGAAATCCCTATGGGCGAATGTTGTAAATCAGCATAA